TTGATGGGAAGTGTGTGACCAGTCGTGGACCAGGAACGGCCATGGAGTATTCTGTTGTTTTGGTGGAACAACTATATGGGAAGGAAAAGGCTGAAGAAGTTGCTGGGCCGATGGTAGGAATCGTTTTCAACATTGCATATGTTTGTCAGTAATGCAGTGTCTTGTTCTTCGCAGAAGTGTTGTGTGtaagtgtttttttttggggggggggggggagggggggaatTCACAATGGTGCTGTATTGGGAACTTTTACAGTGCCCTGCTGTTTCCTTATGGAAGATTTTTCTATATTTGCTGTTGTTAGCCTCATTGGAGGCCTAGATAAACTACTCCTAATTTAGATAATGTAGAGGTGGCACCTCTTGGTGACCATCTTGTTTGGTAATTTATACTCCCCTGCAATATTGATACAAAAAATATCATTCTTAATATGTCTACCTAAAATATTCACAGTGAATCTTCATAGATTCACCAAGTAATCACACACTTGTAACAGCAAaagtagttttttaaaataataattctTTACAGGGAACCATTAATATTATTTGATTTCATGGGATGGGACTTGATTCAGTTTATAATTCTCTGTATGGAGTGgttgggtttcatctccataAGAGTGGTTGGGTTTTTACGGGCTCTCGCCAAGCCTATCATAACGATCCTCCTTTATCCTAGCTTGGGATTGGCTATGCTGAAACAACACAAGAGGGTTCCGGCTATGTTGAAACTACATAGGCGTAGTTATATAGTTTTATTCTGAAACTAGTTAAAATACTGTGGAGAACTGTTGCCATTTCGAGTATAGAGAACTTACCTGGCTTTAAAACTTTCTGATCCACATCCTAGCTGAAACTGGCTGTTACAGTGTGACGAAGTTTTTCCTTTCACTTTCTGTGCTATACATTTTCTCTTACTTGCTGTAGACAGGAGTCACAGGACCCATAGTGCTAGCCCTTGACATAGTGGTTAGcaaaatttatgtttttgtgTTTGTTTATGGCTTTCCTGCATTTGAGTCCTGTTTTCACATGTGTTCAAGTACTGTTTTCTACCCAATTGGTGCTTTTGTTAACATTGCAATAATCTGCTGGCTCTCTTTGTTCTTTTAGGGTATTGCTCATGTATTCTTTACAACTGCTGTTTACGTTTCAACTAAGTGATTACTTCCTTTCAGGTTATGCGCCCTCAGCATGGTGTGGAATTCTCAATAAAAGAGCTTAATTCAACTAGCTGGAATGTTGGTGAAACACCTCATGTAAGCATTTTTAGTTGCAAAACATTTTTCTTCCATGTAGCATTCATTTGCTTGTATTTCATGTCATATATGTACAATTTGCAATTCCTGGTTAGATCATATAGTCTGTTTCTTCTTGGTCAAGAATATGTTATTTTGAGGACTCATGTCATCTAGTACAAGGTTGTGCATTGTAGTATTTGAAATTGATTTCAGATGTCTCCATGATATCAGGGCAAACAAAGTTTCTAAACTACCAAGTTAGTGTGGTATTGTATTGGGGGAACAAAGTTTTTCAAGTACCGGAGTAGGATAGGTAGTATTCATGCAACTATGGAAACACTTCATAGTGTGCTTAGTGAAGCTTGATCACTAGGTTTGATAGATTTTAAtgtaagaaatttgaattgagtagTCACTTGTCCTTCCAGACAATCTCTGTTCACATGTATTGTAATCCTTGCTGAGTTTTGTAATGTGGATTCTGGAGTGAGGGAAGCTGGGGCTATTAGAAAAGTGGGAGTATCTAATGATTACATTTGATGATGTAGGGTCTGGTTAAGGATAGTATATCACAGTAGCCACTGTCCAGCAATTAAAGTGATGTATCTTAATACCATCAGTTCATTTAATTCATTGAGCTCTGTTTATACACGTGGTTATATCAGTCCTCTGCAGCTGAACTTTGTATTGTTATCAATATTTCATGGTTTCTGTAGATCAGGTAAAGTTTGGTTCATTGTTGTTACCCACGCATGGATATTGTTTTTTACTTTGCGTCAATGTTGTTTATCTGTATTATCATCGAGTGATCTCCTGTAGGCTTTTGCTTAGTGAAAAGCGGCATCTATTTTCTTGTCATAGCATTGCAACTCCATTTTATGTGCATGCCCATATTTTTTTCGTTCGTACTCCCTATGACTGTCTCAGAGATGCAACTTTGGCCATTTGTTTTTGCTACATTATATTAGTAAAAGTAGAATAATAAAAAGTATAATTTATGATGAATGATAAATCTATTGGTATTTCATTCATGTGACCAAACTAAATATTGAGGAAAAAGTGTAATAGGTCAAAGTTCTGAAAGTTGAACAAACTTTCCACTGTGATAGGAAGTTGTGATTGGAGCtagcagtttttttttctctcagcAGAAGATGCATAGGATACACCCCTTGTTGCTTGTCTGCTTTCTACATTGTCATTGCATTGGAGGCCGAGTTCAAATGCGTGTTGCTGTATTTCACAGTTCAAGTTTTTTGGTAATTACTTGTGCAGATCCTTGTACCGATTGCTAATGGGACAGAGGAGATGGAGGCAACTATGATCATTGATATTCTGCGAAGGGcgaaagcaaatgttgtggttGCCTCCTTGGAAGACAATTTGGAGATTGTTGCATCCAGGAAGGTGAAGATGATTGCTGATGTGCTGTTGGATGATGCTCTTAAACAGCAATCTGATCTCATTCTGTTACCTGTAAGTCTGATAAATTAACTTTCCATGAACCAGTAACTTATAACTCTCAGATCTTATGACTTTCCAATAATTCTTTGATAGGGTGGTCTGGGTGGTGCCGAAGCTTATGCAAAATCTGATAAACTAATTGCGTTGATCAAGAAGCAAGCTGAGGCAAATAAATTGTATGGAGCTATATGTGCCTCTCCTGCAATTGCCCTTGAACCACATGGCCTGTTAAAGGTATAGTATGAGATGAACTTTTATCCTGCTGTCCTATTGGAGGAAATATGCTGGAACATTTATTGGGACTTAACAAATCCTTTTTTTTAACATCAGGGAAAGAAGGCTACGTCCTATCCTGCTATGTGGAACAAACTTGCAGACCAAAGCGAATGCAACAACAGAGTTGTCATTGATGGCAACCTGATCACCAGCCAAGGTCCTGGCACTTCCATGGAATTCTCGCTTGCCATTGTGGAGAAACTCTTTGGGCgtgagagagcacttgagctCGCCAAGACCATGGTCTTCATATGAGTTCTCTTGGTACGTATTTAGGTTGAATGGAGTATGATGAACCGATTGTGAATATGATGCATGCTATGTTCTTTTCTTCTGTGGAGTGTGCTACTTTTTTTACTACAATAACATGACACCTTGTAATGGATTAAATGCAATAAACGGCTTGAGGTGGAAGTTTTGCGTAGATGATTCCTCATCAGGAAACACCTCAAGATTATAGAACTTTGGCACGTGAGTTAGATATATTCATGAAGTAGGAGTTGGATGCTGGGTATGGTTACATAGTATATTTAGTTAGCTGTATGAACTCTGTTTATTCATATGGTCTAATGGGCTGAAATGGGATTAACCCATTTTCTTGGTCTGTAATGGTTAAGGAAGCAGAATTGGGGCAGATATCCTGGACCCTGCACTGTTTCTTGGCGtaaagctgttttttttttccggttGAAATTTCGGTAATAGTTATTGCCCCAATCGTAATGAAAGGCAAGCAttttttctgatgttttgcATTTGTGTATTATCTCCGACAACCAAAGGGCCCCAAAACTCTGAACAAAAGCAGAAGTCTCACTTGAGATTAGAGGTTCCGGCGAAGTCCAGTTGTTGATGGCCCAGTTTTTCATCCGCAGAGAATAAGAACATTATAATCTCATGGCTCGGAACAAATTACAACAATAAGCAACAATGTCATCATCTTTTCAGTTTATTTACATCACCGACCGATCCCTTATTTAAACTCATCACCATGGTGAGAGTGATCAGCTACACGGGGTTaccaataaataaatgaatCAATTATATGTACATTTGCATTAAGAAATTAATAAAGCCCACACCACTGTTTGGCAAGGCAAAGGGAATAAAGCTACCCCACCCACCCACCCGAAGCAACACAAACCGCTCTTTTTTCCATCAACTCCTCTTCACATAAATCTCAGAATCCGTTGTTTCTTCATTCTCCTCTGTAAGAAATCAAGGAATAAAGTGTCTCCCTGTCTGTGCGTCACAAAATGGAGTCGCCATGTATTTTACACGCTGTGGCCGTCCACAAGATAGTGCCTTCCACATCGCCCCCTCCAAAGCTTTTCCTGTGGGCTACAGCTGCTTTTCCTTTGCCTCCTGCAATGGCAAAAGAGCAGCCAGACCCTTGTAAGTTGTCCTATGGTGTGATCTTACATAGGACCCTCttttttttgtgatgattttattttgtGTGTGGTATGGTGTCTGTCCCATGTGAAAAAGGAAACGAAAGGGCCTTTCCTCCATGGATGGCTGGGGCTTGGTGATATAAAGTTTCAAAAGGAGGTTGGGTAAGGTTGTGTTATCTAAGAACATAATAAGATGACACAGGAGGGCCATACCTTAGAATGGTGCATCTCCTCTCCCCTCTGGTCTTGGAGGCTTTTGGTCCACAAAAGCTAGGCAATTTTGCTGACCTTGTATTTGGCCGCCATTGGGCGCTTTTGCTATCACAAGAGGAAAGCTTGGTTGATAAGCAGGATGGCCAGAGATGTGAAGAGACATAGGCCGGCAAAGTCCTTCCTAA
The sequence above is drawn from the Phragmites australis chromosome 10, lpPhrAust1.1, whole genome shotgun sequence genome and encodes:
- the LOC133883656 gene encoding protein DJ-1 homolog A-like — encoded protein: MATRPLVSALPVSKTPHAPSPHSPPPLLRRLQTLTRALAASSSPQAMASSPAPKKVLVPIANGTEPMEAIITIDVLRRAGADVAVASVEPGAATVAASWGVKLAADALLADLADAEFDLISLPGGMPGSSTFRNCKVLENMVKKHVEKGRLYAAMCAAPAMALGTWGLLNGLKATCYPSFMDKLPSEVQAVESRVQIDGKCVTSRGPGTAMEYSVVLVEQLYGKEKAEEVAGPMVMRPQHGVEFSIKELNSTSWNVGETPHILVPIANGTEEMEATMIIDILRRAKANVVVASLEDNLEIVASRKVKMIADVLLDDALKQQSDLILLPGGLGGAEAYAKSDKLIALIKKQAEANKLYGAICASPAIALEPHGLLKGKKATSYPAMWNKLADQSECNNRVVIDGNLITSQGPGTSMEFSLAIVEKLFGRERALELAKTMVFI